A single Methylobacterium sp. 17Sr1-1 DNA region contains:
- a CDS encoding helix-turn-helix domain-containing protein: protein MSLVSRSLFTTDSLPERDRFDAWRTLFSAHDLDADPAGFAGSIETTLVGPMALRVMNAAPQGPARSRSQIRRDGQDGFILHLSRHAYSVATEHGVTEVPAGAVSLNDLSQPYRRSRVPETGSLILALPRASVASLLPDEEALHGLILTGGAGRLLADHLRSLSAHSHAITTLDAAHIAQATLHMVAACTRPSLEAAERASLPLDAARLRSAKQFLRGHLSSPLRIDAMAKALGMSRSQLYRLFEPEGGIARYLARQRLAAIRMALDDPLERRSIGEIGEAYGFGTGAVLSRAFRQAYGVSPREYRAAIGRG from the coding sequence GTGAGCCTCGTATCCCGGTCCCTCTTCACGACGGACAGCCTGCCCGAGCGCGACCGCTTCGATGCGTGGCGGACGCTGTTCTCCGCCCACGACCTCGACGCCGACCCGGCCGGGTTCGCGGGCAGCATCGAGACGACCCTGGTCGGCCCGATGGCGCTGCGCGTGATGAATGCCGCCCCCCAGGGACCCGCCCGGTCGCGATCCCAGATCCGGCGCGACGGCCAGGACGGCTTCATCCTGCATCTGAGCCGGCACGCCTACAGCGTGGCGACCGAGCACGGCGTCACGGAGGTTCCGGCCGGGGCCGTCAGCCTCAACGACCTGTCGCAGCCCTATCGCCGCAGCCGCGTGCCGGAGACGGGCTCGCTGATCCTCGCCCTGCCGCGCGCGTCCGTGGCGTCGCTGCTGCCCGACGAGGAGGCCCTGCACGGGTTGATCCTGACCGGCGGGGCCGGCCGCCTCCTCGCCGACCACCTGCGGAGCCTGTCCGCGCACAGCCACGCGATCACGACGCTGGACGCGGCCCACATCGCCCAGGCCACGCTCCACATGGTCGCGGCCTGCACGCGCCCGAGCCTGGAGGCGGCCGAGCGCGCGAGCCTGCCCCTCGACGCCGCCCGGCTGCGGAGCGCGAAGCAATTCCTGCGCGGCCATCTCAGCTCGCCCTTACGGATCGACGCGATGGCAAAGGCGCTCGGCATGTCGCGCTCGCAGCTCTACCGCCTGTTCGAGCCGGAGGGCGGGATCGCGCGCTACCTCGCGCGCCAGCGCCTCGCGGCGATCCGGATGGCGCTCGACGATCCGCTCGAGCGGCGGTCCATCGGCGAGATCGGCGAAGCCTACGGCTTCGGCACTGGTGCCGTCCTCAGCCGGGCGTTCCGGCAGGCCTACGGTGTGAGCCCGCGGGAATACCGCGCCGCGATCGGGCGGGGTTGA
- a CDS encoding CusA/CzcA family heavy metal efflux RND transporter has translation MTGIVGLALRQRALVVLAFVALILGGLAAFQSLNIEAYPDPTPPMVNVITQAPGLSGEEIERYITVPIEVITSGLPDLKQVRTVSLYGLSDVKLQFGFANSYREAEQQVLNRLAQLDALPNGAKPAISPVSPIGEIFRYKLVAPEGYSVLDLKTLQDWVLRKRFRAVPGVIDVIGWGGKTKTFEIGVDLDRLMAHGLTLSGVVKTLNDSNLNVGGNRITLGSQSAVVRGVGLIRSVDDIGETVLTQSGGAPVLVRDVATITIGHQPRLGIAGMNEDDDIVQGIVLMRRGERSTPSIEAVKAEVARIEAAGILPPGVRIERIYDRADLIAVTTHTVLHNMMVGILLILVVQWLFLGNLRSALIVVATIPFALFFAVIILVARGESANLLSVGALDFGLIVDGTVIMVEAIFRRLSGHGPPLPPGLVGARGMPRKLGLISLASSDVSRSIVFAAVIIVTGFLPLFTLSGVEGNIFGPMAQTYAYALAGGLIATFTVTPVLSAYLLPEHIHEVETILVRSLDRLYRPVIRAALSHRTLTLGLAALIGLGVAVEGRNLGLEFLPKLEEGNLWIRATMPATISLEEGNLYVNRIRRVIAEVPEVERVVSQHGRPDDGTDAAGFFNGEFFAPLKPAEQWREGVTKDAMTGTLLERLRTEFPGVEFNLSQYLQDNVAEAVSGIKGENSFKVFGPDLQTLTDVARQVEATLKRVPGVTDLGVFTSLGQPTVQINVDRTRAARYGLTPGDINTTVRTAIGGDSAGELYDTGSERHYPIIVRLASQYRQSVRAIRELRIAGQTQGGAMVQIPLSAVADVELVSGPAYIYREGQERYLPVKFSVRDRDLGSTIIEARERVAQEVKLPPDYRLELVGEFNNMQGALARLSVTVPLAILLIAVLLFVNFGSLVDTLLALSVIPMAVAGGVVALAVTETPFSVSAAIGFIALLGIAVMDGIIVLTHYNGLIARGEERAEAMLKTCYTQMRPVVMTCVVAGVGLLPAAFSQGVGSQVQKPLALVVVGGMSLAPILILIILPVLILLFSRRRPAAVHMPAEPGAPAPAGAAMH, from the coding sequence ATGACCGGCATCGTCGGCCTCGCCCTGCGCCAGCGCGCCCTCGTCGTCCTGGCCTTCGTGGCCCTGATCCTCGGCGGGCTCGCGGCGTTCCAGAGCCTCAACATCGAGGCTTATCCCGACCCGACGCCGCCGATGGTGAACGTCATCACCCAGGCGCCGGGCCTCTCGGGCGAGGAGATCGAGCGCTACATCACGGTGCCGATCGAGGTGATCACCTCGGGGCTGCCCGACCTGAAGCAGGTCCGCACCGTCTCGCTCTACGGCCTGTCCGACGTGAAGCTGCAATTCGGCTTCGCCAACAGCTACCGCGAGGCCGAGCAGCAGGTGCTCAACCGGCTGGCCCAGCTCGACGCGCTGCCGAACGGCGCCAAGCCCGCCATCTCGCCGGTGAGCCCGATCGGCGAGATCTTCCGCTACAAGCTCGTCGCGCCCGAGGGCTACAGCGTCCTCGACCTGAAGACCCTGCAGGATTGGGTCCTGCGCAAGCGTTTCCGCGCCGTGCCGGGCGTCATCGACGTCATCGGCTGGGGCGGCAAGACCAAGACCTTCGAGATCGGCGTCGATCTCGACCGGCTGATGGCGCACGGGCTGACCCTGTCCGGCGTGGTCAAGACCCTCAACGACAGCAACCTCAATGTCGGCGGCAACCGCATCACCTTAGGCAGCCAGTCGGCGGTGGTGCGCGGCGTCGGCCTGATCCGCTCGGTCGACGATATCGGCGAGACGGTGCTGACCCAGTCCGGCGGCGCTCCCGTCCTGGTGAGGGACGTCGCCACCATCACCATCGGCCACCAGCCGCGGCTCGGCATCGCCGGCATGAACGAGGACGACGACATCGTCCAGGGCATCGTCCTGATGCGCCGCGGCGAGCGCTCGACCCCGTCGATCGAGGCGGTGAAGGCGGAGGTGGCCCGCATCGAGGCCGCCGGCATCCTGCCGCCGGGCGTGCGCATCGAGCGCATCTACGACCGCGCCGACCTCATCGCCGTCACCACCCACACCGTGCTGCACAACATGATGGTCGGCATCCTGCTGATCCTGGTGGTGCAGTGGCTCTTCCTCGGCAACCTGAGGAGCGCGCTGATCGTCGTCGCGACGATTCCCTTCGCGCTGTTCTTCGCCGTCATCATCCTGGTGGCGCGGGGCGAATCGGCGAACCTGCTGTCGGTCGGGGCGCTCGATTTCGGCCTGATCGTCGACGGTACCGTCATCATGGTCGAGGCGATCTTCCGGCGCCTCTCGGGCCACGGCCCGCCGCTGCCTCCCGGCCTCGTCGGCGCCCGGGGCATGCCGAGGAAGCTCGGGCTGATCTCGCTGGCCTCCTCCGACGTCAGCCGCTCGATCGTGTTCGCCGCGGTCATCATCGTCACCGGCTTCCTGCCGCTCTTCACCCTGTCGGGCGTCGAGGGCAACATCTTCGGGCCGATGGCCCAGACCTATGCCTACGCGCTGGCGGGCGGCCTCATCGCCACCTTCACGGTGACGCCGGTGCTGTCGGCCTACCTGCTGCCGGAGCACATCCACGAGGTCGAGACGATCCTGGTCCGGAGCCTCGACCGGCTCTACCGCCCGGTGATCCGGGCGGCGCTGAGCCATCGCACCCTGACGCTGGGGCTTGCCGCCCTCATCGGCCTCGGCGTGGCGGTGGAGGGGCGCAATCTCGGCCTCGAATTCCTGCCGAAGCTGGAAGAGGGCAATCTCTGGATCCGCGCCACCATGCCGGCGACGATCTCGCTGGAGGAGGGCAACCTCTACGTCAACCGGATCCGCCGGGTGATCGCCGAGGTGCCGGAGGTCGAGCGGGTGGTCTCGCAGCACGGCCGGCCCGACGACGGCACCGACGCCGCCGGCTTCTTCAACGGCGAGTTCTTCGCGCCCCTGAAGCCCGCCGAGCAGTGGCGCGAGGGCGTGACCAAGGACGCGATGACCGGGACGCTGCTGGAGCGGCTGCGGACCGAGTTCCCGGGCGTCGAGTTCAACCTGTCGCAGTACCTGCAGGACAACGTCGCCGAGGCGGTGTCGGGCATCAAGGGCGAGAACTCGTTCAAGGTGTTCGGACCCGACCTGCAGACCCTCACCGACGTGGCGCGCCAAGTCGAGGCGACCCTGAAGCGCGTGCCCGGCGTCACCGATCTCGGCGTCTTCACCTCCCTCGGCCAGCCGACGGTGCAGATCAACGTCGACCGCACCCGGGCCGCCCGCTACGGCCTGACCCCCGGCGACATCAACACCACGGTGCGCACCGCGATCGGCGGCGACTCGGCGGGCGAACTCTACGACACCGGCTCCGAGCGCCACTACCCGATCATCGTGCGCCTCGCCTCGCAGTACCGCCAGAGCGTCCGCGCCATCCGCGAATTGCGCATCGCCGGCCAGACCCAGGGCGGCGCGATGGTCCAGATTCCCTTGAGCGCCGTCGCCGACGTCGAGCTGGTGTCGGGCCCGGCCTATATCTACCGCGAGGGCCAGGAGCGCTACCTGCCGGTCAAGTTCAGCGTGCGCGACCGCGACCTCGGCAGCACCATCATCGAGGCCCGCGAGCGGGTGGCGCAGGAGGTGAAGCTGCCGCCGGATTACCGGCTGGAGCTCGTCGGCGAGTTCAACAACATGCAGGGGGCGCTGGCCCGCCTCTCGGTCACGGTGCCGCTGGCGATCCTGCTGATCGCCGTGCTGCTCTTCGTGAATTTCGGCTCCCTCGTCGACACGCTGCTCGCGCTCAGCGTGATCCCGATGGCGGTGGCCGGCGGCGTCGTGGCGCTCGCCGTCACCGAGACGCCGTTCTCGGTCTCGGCGGCGATCGGCTTCATCGCGCTGCTCGGCATCGCGGTGATGGACGGCATCATCGTGCTCACCCACTACAACGGGCTGATCGCCCGCGGCGAGGAGCGGGCCGAGGCGATGCTGAAGACCTGCTATACCCAGATGCGCCCGGTGGTGATGACCTGCGTCGTCGCCGGCGTCGGCCTCCTGCCCGCCGCCTTCTCGCAGGGCGTCGGCTCGCAGGTGCAGAAGCCCCTGGCGCTGGTGGTGGTCGGCGGGATGAGCCTGGCGCCGATCCTGATCCTGATCATCCTGCCGGTCCTGATCCTGCTGTTCTCGCGGCGGCGGCCGGCGGCGGTCCACATGCCGGCGGAGCCCGGCGCGCCGGCCCCGGCCGGGGCGGCGATGCACTGA
- a CDS encoding efflux RND transporter periplasmic adaptor subunit: MPRTLRPISQVVVLAVVAAGAVVAYTMVRPSHRQEPITAFADVPARPQAARGFTLTASQLATVSSEPVVKRRFVEEIATEGKIGVDEYQATPVFSPYPGRVIAIFARTGEQVKRGDPLFSVQANEMVQAQNDYLAALNVLNKSRSQLNFAQAAEKRQRDLFETRATTLRDLQAAQNDLTTATNDNRTAEVGLEAVRNRLRILGLRDEEMAALSRGSAINPNTPINAPLSGTIIQRKIGPGQYVGSSGDPSYIIGDLSKVWLVAQLRETDAAKVEMDEKITFRVPAHPEREFVGRINFIGTSVDPTTRRITVRAEIDNKQGLLKPEMYASVRIINERESLSHAVPRAAVILEGNKASVWVLRADNSVENRPVRAGIVDGSTVEILDGLKEGERVISRGSLFIDRMSTQS, encoded by the coding sequence ATGCCCCGGACGCTGAGACCGATCAGCCAAGTCGTCGTCCTGGCCGTCGTGGCCGCAGGCGCGGTCGTCGCCTACACCATGGTGCGACCCAGCCATCGCCAGGAGCCGATCACCGCCTTCGCGGACGTGCCGGCCCGGCCGCAGGCGGCCAGGGGCTTCACCCTCACCGCATCGCAGCTCGCCACGGTGTCGAGCGAGCCGGTGGTCAAGCGCCGGTTCGTCGAGGAGATCGCCACCGAGGGCAAGATCGGGGTCGACGAGTACCAGGCGACGCCGGTCTTCTCGCCCTATCCCGGCCGCGTCATCGCGATCTTCGCCCGCACCGGCGAGCAGGTGAAGCGCGGCGATCCGTTGTTCTCGGTCCAGGCCAACGAGATGGTCCAGGCCCAGAACGACTATCTCGCCGCCCTCAACGTGCTGAACAAGAGCCGCTCGCAGCTCAACTTCGCGCAGGCCGCCGAGAAGCGGCAGCGCGACCTGTTCGAGACCCGCGCCACCACCCTGCGCGACCTCCAGGCCGCCCAGAACGATCTCACCACCGCCACCAACGACAACCGCACCGCCGAGGTCGGGCTGGAGGCGGTGCGCAACCGCCTGCGCATCTTGGGCCTGCGCGACGAGGAGATGGCGGCCCTCTCGAGAGGCTCGGCGATCAATCCCAACACCCCGATCAATGCGCCGCTCAGCGGCACCATCATCCAGCGCAAGATCGGCCCGGGCCAGTATGTCGGCTCGAGCGGCGATCCTTCCTACATCATCGGCGACCTGTCGAAGGTCTGGCTGGTGGCGCAGCTGCGCGAGACCGACGCCGCCAAGGTCGAGATGGACGAGAAGATCACCTTCCGCGTGCCGGCCCATCCGGAGCGCGAGTTCGTCGGCCGGATCAACTTCATCGGCACCTCGGTCGACCCGACGACCCGGCGCATCACCGTGCGGGCCGAAATCGACAACAAGCAGGGTCTGCTCAAGCCCGAGATGTACGCGAGCGTGCGCATCATCAACGAGCGCGAGAGCCTGTCCCACGCCGTGCCCCGCGCCGCCGTGATCCTGGAGGGCAACAAGGCCAGCGTCTGGGTGCTGCGGGCCGACAACTCGGTCGAGAACCGGCCGGTCCGGGCCGGCATCGTCGACGGCTCCACCGTCGAGATCCTCGACGGGCTGAAGGAGGGCGAGCGGGTGATCTCCCGCGGCTCGCTCTTCATCGACCGGATGTCGACCCAGAGCTGA
- a CDS encoding response regulator, with amino-acid sequence MTPAVRGTILAVDDEPDILVALEDLFEDEYRVLTTSRPAEALALIAAEPDIDVILSDQRMPGLTGDALLAQAREISDAQAILLTGYADISAVVSALNRGGITGYITKPWDPALLRNAVRSAYERHRLARELATERALLRGLLDHSGDAIAFKDTEGRFLRLNARMAERLGAPSAASCLGRTEADILGDGAGEAEAADRAAIESGAPTEMVAATGPEAAPGGFRESWSQITRVPIRDPAGAIVHLAVIARDITEQRLLETRLRQADKMQALGTLAGGVAHDFNNLLTAILGSLELALPKVAGDARLSRLMTNAAQAAQRGAALTKRLLTFSHRRDLQARVVDLNAVIRGMDDLLGRSLGGFVQVERSLSDDLWSARVDPDQLELAILNLCINGRDAMPEGGVVALSTRNETVRGSTDPNLKDGDYAVIAIRDTGTGIPPEILGRVFEPFFTTKGVGQGTGLGLAMVFGLVQQSGGTIRIDSEVGHGTTVHLYLPRSREAVEAAPAMQAVPAPAPRRARVLVVDDDPQVRHVTASFLNGFGYDEAEVPSGEAALERLAAERFDIVVADLAMPGMSGLDLAEAVRQRFPALPFLLVTGHAEAARIPADFSVLEKPFLSADLAARVAALLESRT; translated from the coding sequence ATGACCCCGGCCGTGCGCGGCACGATCCTGGCTGTCGACGACGAGCCGGACATCCTGGTGGCCCTCGAGGACCTGTTCGAGGACGAGTACCGGGTGCTCACCACCAGCCGGCCGGCCGAGGCCCTGGCGCTGATCGCCGCCGAGCCGGACATCGACGTGATCCTCTCCGACCAGCGCATGCCGGGCCTCACCGGCGACGCGCTGCTCGCCCAGGCGCGGGAGATCTCGGACGCGCAGGCGATCCTGCTCACCGGCTACGCCGACATCTCGGCGGTGGTCTCGGCGCTCAACCGCGGCGGCATCACCGGCTACATCACCAAGCCCTGGGATCCGGCGCTCCTGCGCAACGCGGTGCGGAGCGCCTACGAACGCCACCGCCTCGCCCGGGAACTCGCCACCGAGCGCGCGCTGCTGCGCGGGCTCCTCGATCATTCGGGCGACGCGATCGCCTTCAAGGACACCGAGGGGCGCTTCCTGCGCCTCAACGCCCGCATGGCGGAGCGCCTCGGCGCCCCTTCGGCCGCATCCTGCCTCGGCCGCACCGAGGCGGACATCCTGGGAGACGGCGCCGGCGAGGCGGAGGCCGCCGACCGCGCGGCGATCGAATCGGGTGCACCGACCGAGATGGTGGCGGCGACCGGGCCGGAGGCGGCCCCGGGTGGCTTCAGGGAATCCTGGAGCCAGATCACCCGCGTGCCGATCCGCGATCCCGCCGGGGCGATCGTCCACCTCGCGGTGATCGCGCGCGACATCACCGAGCAGCGCCTGCTCGAGACGCGCCTGCGCCAGGCCGACAAGATGCAGGCGCTCGGCACGCTGGCGGGCGGCGTCGCGCACGATTTCAACAACCTGCTCACCGCGATCCTCGGCAGCCTGGAGCTCGCCCTGCCGAAGGTGGCGGGCGACGCGCGCCTGTCGCGGCTGATGACCAACGCCGCCCAGGCGGCGCAGCGCGGCGCGGCGCTGACGAAGCGCCTCCTTACCTTCAGCCACCGCCGCGACCTCCAGGCCCGGGTCGTCGACCTCAACGCGGTGATCCGCGGCATGGACGACCTGCTCGGGCGCAGCCTCGGTGGCTTCGTGCAGGTCGAGCGCTCCTTGAGCGACGACCTGTGGTCGGCCAGGGTCGATCCCGACCAGCTCGAACTCGCGATCCTCAACCTCTGCATCAACGGCCGCGACGCGATGCCGGAGGGCGGCGTCGTCGCGCTCTCGACCCGCAACGAGACGGTCCGGGGCAGCACCGACCCGAACCTGAAGGACGGCGATTACGCGGTGATCGCGATCCGCGACACCGGCACCGGCATCCCGCCGGAGATCCTGGGGCGGGTGTTCGAGCCGTTCTTCACCACCAAGGGCGTCGGCCAGGGCACGGGCCTCGGCCTCGCCATGGTGTTCGGCCTCGTCCAGCAATCGGGCGGCACGATCCGCATCGACAGTGAAGTCGGGCATGGCACCACGGTACACCTCTACCTGCCGCGCTCGCGCGAGGCGGTCGAGGCGGCCCCCGCCATGCAGGCCGTCCCGGCCCCGGCGCCGCGCCGGGCCCGCGTCCTGGTGGTCGACGACGATCCCCAGGTGCGCCACGTCACCGCCTCGTTCCTCAACGGCTTCGGCTACGACGAGGCCGAGGTGCCGAGCGGCGAGGCGGCGCTGGAACGGCTCGCGGCGGAGCGGTTCGACATCGTGGTCGCCGACCTCGCGATGCCGGGCATGAGCGGCCTCGACCTCGCCGAGGCGGTGCGGCAGCGTTTCCCGGCCCTGCCCTTCCTGCTCGTCACCGGCCACGCCGAGGCGGCGCGCATCCCGGCGGATTTCTCGGTGCTGGAGAAGCCGTTCCTGTCCGCGGATCTCGCGGCGCGGGTGGCGGCCCTGCTCGAGTCGAGGACGTAA
- a CDS encoding response regulator, with protein sequence MTAAPQPRILLVEDSETQALQLRLFLERNGFSVARHATAEAALEAMNHGLPDLVVADYHLPGMNGDELTRQMRLALRTRATPVLMLTEASGRDFERQGLESGADAYVPKSADRDLLLLRIRALLRERAAVPADEPGRPASFRRARILVVDGSATFRAYLAALLAQEGHEVVAADGPDQAMAALEAPGEGFDCVTVDLLGTGFDAIALCRRIDAFRGAATGAGAPGFYLVGIGSAASSSKDLLVEAFSAGADDVVAKGADADLLAIRVRTLVRRKLLEEDDRRVADEVRHHALAAERAKAEATAAEAKAALAGALAQANHDLEQANHRLKDTQAKLVQAAKMASLGELVAGIAHEINNPLAFILAHQGTVERLVGEVAGAVPEGTPARRALDKARDRVGSMRLGLSRIQDLVVNLRKFSRLDEGEMQTVNVPDAIENVLALIQHKLGTRITVRKEFAGAAEMRCSPALLNQVVMNILGNAADAIPGDGTITIETVIRDDHDVIRICDTGPGVPEDLRERIFEPFFTTKPVGSGTGLGLAIAYSVVQAHSGQLSVESSPEGGACFVISIPRRAA encoded by the coding sequence GTGACGGCAGCGCCCCAGCCCCGCATCCTCCTGGTCGAGGATTCCGAGACCCAGGCGCTGCAATTGCGCCTGTTCCTCGAGCGCAACGGCTTCTCGGTCGCGCGCCACGCCACGGCGGAAGCCGCGCTCGAGGCGATGAACCACGGCCTGCCCGACCTCGTCGTGGCCGATTACCACCTGCCGGGGATGAACGGCGACGAGCTGACCCGGCAGATGCGCCTCGCCCTGCGCACCCGGGCGACGCCGGTCCTGATGCTCACCGAGGCGAGCGGGCGCGACTTCGAGCGCCAGGGGCTGGAGAGCGGCGCCGACGCCTACGTGCCGAAATCGGCCGACCGCGACCTGCTGCTCCTGCGCATCCGAGCGCTCCTGCGCGAGCGCGCCGCGGTGCCGGCCGACGAGCCGGGCCGCCCGGCGAGCTTCCGCCGCGCCCGCATCCTCGTCGTCGACGGCTCGGCCACCTTCCGGGCCTATCTCGCGGCTCTCCTCGCCCAGGAGGGCCACGAGGTCGTCGCCGCCGACGGGCCCGACCAGGCGATGGCGGCTTTGGAGGCGCCGGGTGAGGGCTTCGACTGCGTCACGGTCGATCTCCTCGGCACCGGCTTCGACGCCATCGCGCTCTGCCGCCGGATCGATGCGTTCCGGGGTGCCGCCACGGGTGCGGGGGCACCGGGCTTCTACCTCGTCGGCATCGGCTCGGCGGCCTCCTCCAGCAAGGACCTGCTCGTCGAGGCGTTCTCGGCCGGGGCCGACGACGTGGTGGCGAAGGGGGCCGACGCCGACCTGCTGGCGATCCGGGTGCGCACCCTGGTCCGCCGCAAGCTCCTGGAGGAGGACGACCGCCGCGTCGCCGACGAGGTGCGCCACCACGCGCTGGCCGCCGAGCGGGCCAAGGCCGAGGCCACCGCGGCGGAAGCCAAGGCGGCGCTCGCCGGCGCGCTCGCCCAGGCCAATCACGACCTCGAACAGGCCAACCACCGCCTCAAGGACACGCAGGCCAAGCTCGTCCAGGCCGCCAAGATGGCTTCGCTGGGCGAGCTCGTCGCCGGCATCGCCCACGAGATCAACAACCCGCTCGCCTTCATCCTCGCCCATCAGGGCACCGTCGAGCGGCTGGTCGGCGAGGTGGCGGGCGCGGTGCCGGAAGGCACGCCGGCCCGGCGCGCCCTCGACAAGGCCCGCGACCGGGTCGGATCGATGCGTCTCGGCCTGTCGCGGATCCAGGACCTCGTCGTCAACCTGCGCAAGTTCTCGCGCCTCGACGAGGGCGAGATGCAGACCGTCAACGTGCCGGACGCGATCGAGAACGTGCTGGCGCTGATTCAGCACAAGCTCGGCACCCGCATCACGGTGCGAAAGGAATTCGCCGGCGCCGCCGAGATGCGCTGCTCGCCGGCCCTGCTCAACCAGGTGGTGATGAACATCCTCGGCAACGCCGCCGACGCGATTCCCGGCGACGGCACGATCACGATCGAGACCGTGATCCGCGACGACCACGACGTGATCCGGATCTGCGACACCGGCCCGGGAGTGCCGGAGGACTTGCGCGAACGGATCTTCGAGCCGTTCTTCACCACGAAGCCGGTCGGATCCGGCACCGGGCTCGGCCTCGCCATTGCCTACAGCGTCGTGCAGGCGCATAGCGGACAATTGTCCGTGGAATCGTCGCCGGAGGGAGGGGCCTGCTTCGTGATCAGCATTCCGAGGCGGGCCGCATGA
- the cheB gene encoding chemotaxis-specific protein-glutamate methyltransferase CheB, with protein MLVEDSLVVRQLLAHIVSRDPRLALVAAVASGEEALREIHRVQPDVISMDIRLPGIDGLETTRRIMAERPTPIVVVADAVEDSSLKISMNALRAGALSVVEKPVGTGHRAYEAISDQICTQLRIMSQVPVIRRRPIGSERLAPARDEARGQALQVPATQAPSVLAVAASTGGPPAFAKLLGALPADFPLPVLLVQHMGAAFMEGFADWLNGVVPLTVVIAAEGVRPLPGHVYVAPGDRHLTLGPGGLLTLVDEPPVGGQRPSATLLFRSVARSAGPRGLGVLLTGMGEDGAAGLLDMHRAGAATIAEHESSAVVYGMPAAAVRLKAAGSVLPLDLIAPRILRAVQPGLQA; from the coding sequence ATGCTGGTGGAGGATTCGCTGGTGGTGCGCCAGCTCCTCGCCCACATCGTCAGCCGCGACCCCCGGCTCGCCCTCGTCGCGGCGGTCGCCTCCGGCGAGGAGGCGCTGCGGGAGATCCACCGGGTCCAGCCCGACGTGATCTCGATGGATATCCGCCTGCCGGGCATCGACGGGCTGGAGACCACGCGGCGGATCATGGCCGAGCGCCCGACCCCGATCGTGGTCGTGGCCGACGCGGTCGAGGATTCCTCGCTCAAGATCTCGATGAACGCCCTGCGGGCCGGGGCGCTGAGCGTGGTCGAGAAGCCGGTCGGCACCGGCCACCGCGCCTACGAGGCGATCTCGGACCAGATCTGCACCCAGTTGCGCATCATGAGCCAGGTGCCGGTGATCCGGCGCCGGCCGATCGGATCCGAACGCCTCGCGCCGGCGCGGGACGAGGCGCGCGGCCAGGCCTTGCAGGTCCCCGCGACGCAGGCGCCGAGCGTGCTCGCGGTCGCCGCCTCGACCGGCGGGCCGCCGGCCTTCGCCAAGCTGCTGGGCGCCCTGCCGGCGGATTTTCCGCTCCCCGTGCTCCTCGTCCAGCACATGGGCGCGGCCTTCATGGAGGGCTTCGCCGACTGGCTGAACGGCGTCGTGCCGCTCACCGTCGTCATCGCCGCCGAGGGCGTGCGGCCGCTGCCCGGCCACGTCTACGTCGCGCCCGGCGACCGCCACCTGACGCTCGGCCCCGGCGGTCTCCTGACGCTCGTCGACGAGCCGCCGGTCGGGGGCCAGCGCCCCTCGGCGACGCTGCTGTTCCGCTCGGTCGCCCGCTCGGCCGGCCCGCGGGGCCTCGGCGTGCTCCTCACCGGCATGGGCGAGGACGGCGCCGCCGGCCTCCTCGACATGCACCGCGCCGGAGCGGCCACCATCGCCGAGCACGAGAGCTCGGCGGTCGTCTACGGCATGCCGGCGGCGGCCGTGCGCCTGAAGGCCGCCGGCAGCGTGCTCCCCCTCGACCTGATCGCGCCGCGGATCCTGCGGGCGGTGCAGCCGGGCCTCCAGGCGTGA